In a genomic window of Glycine max cultivar Williams 82 chromosome 13, Glycine_max_v4.0, whole genome shotgun sequence:
- the LOC102668798 gene encoding uncharacterized protein: MYKVVAKLLANRLRNVLSGLIDERQSAFIKDRHILHGILILNEVVEEAKRRKKPAMVFKVDFEKAYDSVSWSFLDYMLVRLGFFLKWRKWITACLQSATISILVNGSPTKE, encoded by the coding sequence ATGTATAAAGTAGTAGCCAAGCTATTGGCAAACAGATTGAGGAATGTGTTGTCTGGGCTAATTGATGAAAGACAGTCAGCTTTCATAAAGGATAGACATATCCTTCATGGCATTTTGATTCTCAATGAGGTGGTTGAGGAAGCTAAAAGGAGAAAGAAGCCAGCTATGGTGTTCAAAGTGGATTTTGAAAAGGCTTATGACTCAGTATCTTGGTCTTTTTTGGACTACATGTTGGTAAGGTTGGGTTTCTTCCTCAAATGGAGAAAATGGATTACTGCTTGCCTCCAATCAGCCACCATATCAATCCTAGTAAATGGAAGTCCTACAAAGGAATGA
- the LOC102666145 gene encoding uncharacterized protein: protein MEFSFGLPAQKEGNVTDVKKPERKNEEIPKVSPYFRNHYGNNGGNGEENQGKVATRKIVLALPAYCPQKLPTVVDLKEPMRTNKEAYNNIKIGHDLQSSGNEIGTGNTTTNNGKRTSIKHEEVQKVSPYFWNDYGKKGDNGKENGDEIAIETVKSKRKRRLKNRLKKYELHGDNEKKNGSESCCYGSDRNGDETAIGKIKPKQKRRLKSHEAQGDNEKKVDTELCYGSQENGDEIPIEKIKSKRKKRSKKCKPQGENKENIDPELSCYGCDIGFVEDKLLTDGKIKSKEKKKKSLEDKLWENIAADEGDDAEISKYILKKREPQGDEEKIDPEFFCYGCNIGFGKDKLLAGGKIKSKEKKKKTVEVEDELQENIVHNGTAKKTKVKPLDIESMSEPIALPTYGDLKRDKLEEDGSEVQINHRPGHASYAVSVVLTSASGDCFEDKLKENGNGLESISIEFKKSKFNCQKTVEESVKVRKVSPYFQSDNVKNKVFADKLLNKRNDAETSNVKPMKMESVVQKRLEVNISGEKSEQQGQDSHIDSVVVTVASGDLEEVQEIGSGIETIKVELMKKRKSNNPKTAEEGDKIRKVFPYM from the exons ATGGAGTTCAGTTTCGGGCTGCCTGCCCAGAAAGAAGGAAATGTGACTGACGTGAAGAAGCCAGAGAGGAAGAATGAAGAAATTCCAAAGGTTTCTCCCTACTTTCGAAATCACTATGGGAACAATGGA GGCAATGGTGAAGAGAATCAAGGAAAAGTTGCAACCAGAAAGATCGTTTTAGCACTGCCTGCCTACTGTCCCCAGAAATTACCAACTGTGGTTGACTTAAAGGAGCCGATGAGGACGAATAAAGAAGCTTATAACAACATTAAGATTGGACATGATTTGCAAAGTAGTGGCAATGAAATTGGAACTGGAAACACTACAACCAATAATGGGAAGAGAACATCTATAAAGCATGAGGAAGTTCAAAAGGTTTCCCCATACTTTTGGAATGACTATGGGAAGAAGGGA GACAATGGGaaagaaaatggtgatgaaattgcaattgaaaCGGTCAAATCTAAAAGGAAGAGAAGGTTGAAGAACCGGTTGAAGAAGTATGAGCTTCATGGTGACAACGAGAAGAAGAATGGTTCTGAATCATGCTGTTATGGCAGTGATAGGAATGGAGATGAAACTGCAATTGGAAAGATCAAACCGAAACAAAAGAGAAGGCTGAAGAGTCATGAGGCTCAAGGTGACAATGAGAAGAAGGTTGATACTGAATTGTGTTATGGCAGTCAAGAGAACGGAGATGAAATTCCTATTGAAAAGATCAAATCCAAAAGGAAGAAAAGGTCCAAGAAGTGTAAGCCTCAAGGTGAAAACAAGGAGAATATTGATCCTGAGCTTAGTTGTTATGGCTGTGACATTGgatttgttgaagacaagctgCTGACAGATGGAAAGATTAAAtcgaaggaaaagaagaagaaatcgcTTGAGGATAAGCTGTGGGAGAATATAGCTGCAGATGAGGGTGATGATGCTGAAATCAGTAAATACATACTCAAGAAGCGTGAGCCTCAAGGTGACGAGGAGAAGATTGatcctgaatttttttgttatggCTGTAACATTGGATTTGGTAAAGATAAGCTGCTTGCAGGTGGAAAGATTAAatcaaaggaaaagaagaaaaaaacagtcGAGGTTGAGGATGAACTGCAGGAGAATATAGTTCATAATGGTACAGCGAAGAAGACAAAAGTCAAACCATTGGATATAGAAAGCATGTCTGAACCAATTGCTTTACCTACCTATGGAGACTTGAAGAGGGATAAACTGGAGGAAGATGGGAGCGAGGTACAGATTAATCATCGACCGGGACATGCAAGTTATGCTGTTTCTGTTGTTTTAACTTCTGCTTCTGGAGACTGCTTTGAGGATAAGctgaaagaaaatggaaatggACTTGAATCCATTAGCATTGAATTCAAGAAGAGTAAATTTAATTGCCAGAAAACTGTTGAGGAGAGTGTCAAGGTTAGAAAGGTTTCTCCTTACTTTCAGAGTGACAATGTGAAGAACAAAGTCTTTGCAGATAAGCTGCTAAATAAGAGAAATGATGCTGAAACCAGTAATGTTAAACCCATGAAGATGGAATCTGTGGTTCAGAAAAGACTGGAGGTAAATATTAGTGGGGAGAAGAGTGAACAACAGGGTCAAGATAGTCATATTGATTCTGTTGTGGTTACAGTTGCTTCTGGAGACTTGGAGGAAGTGCAGGAAATTGGAAGTGGAATTGAAACCATTAAAGTTGAACtcatgaagaaaagaaaatcgaatAATCCAAAAACTGCCGAGGAGGGTGACAAGATTCGAAAGGTTTTTCCTTACATGTGA
- the LOC100793802 gene encoding uncharacterized protein — protein MEYILALPAQKEGSLVDVKKPKMKNEEASNNKKRLMEHDLPKSGNEMGAANTKTNNGKRTSKKHEKEKVPKIYPYFRHNYEKKGDNWEENKDEIATEKIKSKRKRRPKKHEPEGDCEEKIDPESCCYGSDIGLVEDMLLADGKIKSKERRKKKKKKKAVQDKLWENGDDAETKKFKLKKREPQGDNREKADPELCCYGSNIGFVEDMLLADGKIKSKQKKKKKAVQDKLWENGDDTETSKFILKKRESQGDNREKIDPESCCYDCDIEFVEDKLPADGKIKSKEKKNKKVVEDNLWENGDDTEIDKFILTKCEPQGGNEEKIHPESCCGCDIGFAEDKLLADGKIKPKEKKKKKKKVQNKLWENGDDTEISKFILKKRESQGDNVEKIDPESCCYGCHIEFVEDKLPADGKIKSKEKKKKKAVEDELWENGDDAEPSQLKLKKTGPEVHKHKVQVGVRYVSPYFHNDNAKKINFESFDKVKENGNGSKSISIISKKRKSNSQKTVEESAKVRKVSPYFQIDNVKKTVEVDALDHENEFDSAALMGTCGYMVQDREEENGDNIAIEKIKSKCKGRYKKLEPVEHDPVHKFLPFFQCDNEKKVDADSHFEIGSIASQGIGSSFLRDKLLEDENEMKNGTIKFKKKKKKNKAFTNKLQENGNDAETCNVKPRKMESVVQKNIAQVGVRYVSPYFHNDSEEKIKGKPLDMESKSGSIALPTFGNSIENKLDGNNSGEKIKQHGLDSHIDSVVVRSASGDFEELYGNGNEIEIIKVKSKKRRKSNSKKTYKEHDKVRKVSPYFQNDKEKTVNVEALDRENVFDSVSLVGKYGDKVAFEKFKFQGKKTSAKNKILEHAQIQKVSPFFQSNKGKKVDDGSCCYDSEIGFSALPGTGGGFLEDKLPEDGNAIEKAMTKLKKKKVIANKLQENGNDAETFNVKPKMTKSVVQENIVQVGVRYVSPYFHNDSGKKFNVQPSNKESKSESMVLPTFGNFVEDKLVENNGGKNVKQQSIETHADSVVLTAASGNFSEDGLQKIRNEIATIKVKSKKRKSNSRKTAEELAKVRKVSPYFQNDNEKTVNVKEHDHESDLDSVALMGTCTFGGKIPIEKFRYEGKRTSKKDETAGHTQIQKVSPFFETDNVKKIGAESSCTAGRLLEHKLQEDGNVTENGMINVKRKVISNKLQENGNNATTSKVKPKKKKPLVQKNGHGIRYVSPYFCNNSGKKVNVKPFDKGSTSESIALHTCKNFVEDKLEENKSNCSNKSIEIKRFPPASEKWDEAYKRKTPDNTWKPPRSEIVLIQEDHLHDPWRVLVICMLLNRTAGGQTKKVVSNFFKLCPDAKSCTQVTREEIEKTIKTLGFQHKRAEMLQRLSEEYLDESWTHVTQLHGVGKYAADAYAIFVTGMWDRVTPTDHMLNYYWEFLHSIKHEL, from the exons ATGGAGTACATTTTAGCGTTGCCTGCGCAGAAAGAAGGAAGTTTGGTTGATGTAAAGAAGCcaaagatgaagaatgaagaagctTCCAACAACAAAAAGAGGTTGATGGAACATGATTTGCCAAAGAGTGGCAATGAAATGGGAGCTGCAAACACCAAAACCAATAACGGGAAGAGAACGTCTAAAAAGCATGAGAAAGAGAAAGTTCCAAAGATTTATCCGTACTTTCGGCACAACTATGAGAAGAAGGGA GACAATTGggaagaaaataaagatgaaattgCAACTGAAAAGATCAAATCCAAAAGGAAGAGAAGGCCCAAGAAGCATGAGCCTGAAGGTGACTGTGAGGAGAAAATTGATCCCGAATCATGTTGTTATGGCTCTGACATTGGACTTGTTGAAGATATGCTGCTCGCAGATGGAAAGATTAAATCCAAGgaaaggaggaagaagaagaagaagaagaaagcagtTCAGGATAAGCTGTGGGAGAATGGTGATGATGCTGAAACcaaaaaattcaaactcaagAAGCGTGAACCTCAAGGTGACAACAGAGAGAAGGCTGATCCTGAGTTGTGTTGTTATGGCTCTAACATTGGATTTGTTGAAGATATGCTGCTGGCAGATGGAAAGATTAAATCtaagcaaaagaagaagaaaaaagcagTTCAAGATAAGCTGTGGGAGAATGGTGATGATACTGAAACCAGTAAATTCATACTCAAGAAGCGTGAGTCTCAAGGTGACAACAGGGAGAAGATCGATCCTGAGTCATGTTGTTATGACTGTGACATTGAATTTGTTGAAGATAAGCTGCCGGCGGATGGAAAGATTAAATCTAAggaaaagaagaataagaaagTGGTTGAGGATAACCTGTGGGAGAATGGTGATGACACTGAAATCGATAAATTCATACTCACGAAGTGTGAGCCTCAAGGTGGCAACGAGGAGAAGATTCATCCTGAATCCTGTTGTGGCTGTGACATTGGATTTGCCGAAGATAAACTGCTGGCAGATGGAAAGATTAAACCcaaggaaaagaagaagaaaaagaagaaagttcaGAATAAGCTGTGGGAGAATGGTGATGACACTGAAATCAGTAAATTCATACTCAAGAAGCGTGAGTCTCAAGGTGACAACGTGGAGAAGATTGATCCTGAGTCATGTTGTTATGGCTGTCACATTGAATTTGTTGAAGATAAGCTGCCGGCGGATGGAAAGATTAAATCcaaggaaaagaagaagaagaaagcggTTGAGGACGAGCTTTGGGAAAATGGTGATGATGCTGAACCCAGTCAATTAAAACTCAAGAAAACGGGACCTGAAGTTCATAAACATAAAGTTCAGGTTGGTGTTAGATATGTTTCACCTTATTTTCATAATGATAATGCAAAGAAGATAAATTTTGAATCATTTGATaaggtgaaagaaaatggaaatggATCCAAATCCATCAGCATTATATCCAAGAAGAGAAAATCTAATAGCCAGAAAACTGTTGAGGAGAGTGCCAAAGTTAGAAAGGTTTCTCCTTACTTTCAGATTGACAATGTGAAGAAGACCGTCGAAGTAGATGCACTTGATCatgaaaatgaatttgattCTGCTGCTTTAATGGGTACTTGTGGATACATGGTGCAAGACAGGGAGGAAGAGAATGGAGATAACATTGCAATTGAAAAGATTAAGTCCAAGTGCAAGGGAAGATACAAGAAGCTTGAGCCTGTTGAGCATGATCCAGTTCATAAGTTTTTGCCATTCTTTCAATGTGACAATGAGAAGAAGGTTGATGCTGATTCACATTTTGAGATTGGATCCATTGCTTCACAAGGTATTGGTAGTAGCTTCCTTAGAGATAAGCTGCTGGAggatgaaaatgaaatgaaaaatggaACAATTAaattcaagaagaagaaaaagaagaacaaagCCTTCACAAATAAGCTGCAAGAAAATGGAAATGATGCTGAAACTTGTAATGTTAAACCCAGGAAGATGGAATCTGTGGTTCAGAAAAATATAGCCCAGGTTGGTGTTAGATATGTTTCCCCTTATTTTCATAATGATAGTGAGGAGAAGATTAAAGGCAAACCATTGGATATGGAAAGCAAATCTGGATCCATTGCTTTACCCACCTTTGGAAATTCCATTGAGAATAAACTGGACGGAAATAATAGTGGGGAGAAGATTAAACAACACGGACTTGATAGTCATATTGATTCTGTTGTGGTTAGATCTGCTTCTGGAGACTTTGAGGAACTGTATGGGAAtggaaatgaaattgaaataattaaagttaaatcCAAGAAGAGGCGAAAATCCAATAGTAAAAAAACTTACAAGGAGCATGACAAGGTTCGGAAGGTTTCTCCTTACTTTCAGAATGACAAGGAGAAAACAGTTAATGTAGAAGCGCTTGATCGTGAAAATGTTTTTGATTCAGTTTCTTTAGTGGGTAAGTATGGTGATAAGGTTGcatttgaaaaatttaaattccaaGGCAAGAAAACATCTGCAAAGAACAAGATATTGGAGCATGCTCAAATTCAAAAGGTTTCTCCTTTCTTTCAAAGTAACAAAGGGAAGAAAGTTGATGATGGATCATGTTGTTATGACAGTGAGATTGGATTCAGTGCTTTACCTGGTACCGGTGGTGGCTTCCTTGAAGATAAGCTGCCAGAGGATGGAAATGCAATTGAGAAGGCAATGactaaattgaaaaagaagaaagtcatTGCAAATAAGCTGCAAGAGAATGGAAATGATGCTGAAACTTTTAATGTTAAACCCAAGATGACAAAATCTGTGGTTCAGGAAAATATAGTCCAGGTTGGTGTTAGATATGTCTCCCCTTATTTTCACAATGACAGTGGGAAGAAGTTTAATGTTCAACCATCGAATAAGGAAAGCAAGTCTGAATCCATGGTTTTACCTACCTTTGGAAATTTCGTGGAGGATAAACTGGTGGAAAATAATGGAGGGAAAAATGTTAAACAACAGTCAATTGAAACTCATGCTGATTCTGTTGTGTTAACAGCTGCTTCTGGAAACTTCTCTGAGGATGGACTgcaaaaaattagaaatgaaaTTGCAACCATTAAAGTtaaatcaaagaagagaaaatctAATAGCAGGAAAACAGCTGAGGAGCTTGCCAAGGTTCGGAAGGTTTCTCCTTACTTTCAGAACGACAATGAGAAGACAGTTAATGTAAAAGAACATGACCATGAAAGTGACCTTGATTCTGTTGCTTTAATGGGTACTTGTACTTTTGGAGGTAAAATTCCAATTGAAAAGTTTAGATATGAAGGCAAGAGAACATCTAAAAAGGATGAGACAGCTGGGCATACTCAAATTCAAAAAGTTTCTCCTTTCTTTGAAACTGACAATGTGAAGAAGATTGGTGCTGAATCAAGTTGTACTGCTGGTAGGCTCCTTGAACATAAGCTGCAAGAGGATGGAAATGTAACTGAAAATGGAATGATTAATGTCAAGAGGAAAGTCATTTCAAATAAACTGCAAGAGAATGGAAATAATGCCACAACTAGTAAAGTTAAACCCAAGAAGAAAAAACCTCTAGTTCAGAAAAATGGCCATGGTATTAGATATGTTTCCCcgtatttttgtaataatagtGGTAAGAAGGTTAATGTCAAACCTTTTGATAAGGGAAGCACGTCTGAATCCATTGCTTTGCATACCTGCAAAAACTTCGTAGAGGATAAACTGGAGGAAAATAAATCTAATTGCAGTAACAaatctattgaaattaaaagattCCCTCCTGCTTCTGAGAAGTGGGATGAGgcttacaaaagaaaaacaccTGATAATACATGGAAGCCTCCACGGTCTGAGATTGTTCTCATTCAAGAGGATCATCTTCATGACCCTTGGAGGGTGTTGGTTATTTGTATGCTTCTCAATCGGACTGCTGGTGGCCAG
- the LOC100801373 gene encoding heterogeneous nuclear ribonucleoprotein A3 homolog 2, whose translation MASRKFDNPHSGDGASPGKIFIGGLAKDTTLETFVKYFEKYGEITDSVIMKDRHTGRPRGFGFITYADPSVVDQVIQENHVVNGKQVEIKRTIPKGSSQANDFKTKKIFVGGIPTSVSEDELKNFFSKYGKVVEHEIIRDHTTKRSRGFGFIVFDSEKVVDNILADGNMIDMGGTQVEIKKAEPKKSSNPASLPPFASDSRARSYNDGFGGFGDSYGSFGGSGYGPGSYRSLGGFGGRLGDYGGYGAGDEFGGSFGGYGGAGAGGYAGFRGESSFGYSSRYGSYMGGLGAGYGGSGLGAYGRGGGAYGTYGGPSAGGGYESGPGAGYGGAGGGMYPSRGSYGGSSRYHPYAR comes from the exons ATGGCTTCCAGGAAATTCGACAACCCTCACTCCGGCGACGGCGCCAGTCCAGG CAAAATCTTCATCGGAGGGTTAGCCAAAGACACCACCCTAG AGACGTTCGTGAAGTACTTTGAGAAGTACGGGGAGATAACGGACTCCGTTATAATGAAAGACCGTCACACGGGTCGGCCAAGGGGATTCGGCTTCATCACCTACGCCGATCCCTCCGTCGTTGACCAAGTCATTCAGGAGAACCACGTCGTCAACGGCAAGCAg GTCGAGATTAAGAGGACCATTCCCAAGGGCTCTTCGCAGGCTAATGACTTCAAAACCAAGAAGATTTTCGTCGGCGGCATTCCAACTTCTGTGTCTGAAG ATGAGCTCAAGAACTTCTTCTCCAAGTATGGGAAAGTGGTGGAGCATGAGATAATACGGGACCACACCACGAAGCGATCCCGGGGTTTTGGCTTTATAGTTTTTGACAGTGAAAAGGTTGTGGATAATATTTTGGCAGATGGGAACATGATTGATATGGGTGGTACTCAG GTTGAGATCAAGAAGGCTGAACCAAAGAAATCCTCAAACCCAGCTTCTCTTCCTCCATTTGCTAGTGACTCTAGGGCACGTTCTTACAATGATGGTTTTGGTGGTTTTGGCGATTCTTATGGAAGTTTTGGTGGTAGCGGGTATGGTCCTGGTTCTTATAGGTCACTTGGAGGTTTTGGGGGTAGGCTTGGTGATTATGGTGGGTATGGGGCTGGAGATGAATTTGGTGGTAGTTTTGGGGGTTATGGTGGTGCTGGTGCTGGTGGCTATGCTGGTTTTCGAGGAGAATCATCGTTTGGCTACTCTAGTCGCTATGGATCGTACATGGGTGGCCTTGGTGCTGGTTATGGTGGCAGCGGGTTAGGCGCATATGGACGGGGTGGTGGGGCTTATGGAACCTATGGTGGTCCAAGCGCTGGTGGGGGTTATGAATCAGGTCCCGGTGCTGGTTATGGAGGAGCAGGAGGTGGAATGTATCCCAGTAGGGGAAGCTATGGTGGCAGTAGTCGTTACCATCCTTATGCAAGATAG